The genome window ATGGAGCCATCGTTTATGAACGTAATTTTGAATCTGCTGTATTTGTTAAAGATAAAATGGGTGGAACGCATTCAAGGATTAATAAGCTATAGAATTAGATGATTTATAAGTGGAGCTCTTGGTATTCCATAGTTGGTTCTCCTCTATTATTCTTATCATTTCTACTCCGGCAGTGGTTCTTTTGGCTCAATCTAAATTTTTAAATCCCTTACCTTGTATTATTTGCCATTTAGTCATTCTATGGTCTTGTTATACTATATCATTGAGGTATTTAGATCACCTTTCAAATTAGTGGATGGGAAAAGAGGAATAGTATTCGACAAAAGCATACCATATTTTAATCGATGTTCTAACCTATAGACACCTGCTTATTCAGCCACGGTTAGAAATGGTAAACCAATTAGATATTCCTTTTGCTTGTAACTTCTTCCATTCAAAAGGAAATTAAAGAATACATTTTTGCTTCATTTATGCAGTCCTGCATTCAAGTCATAACTGCACCATATCCTAAAAAAAGCTTACAAAAATAAACCCTTGACCCGTTGGGAAAGGAAATTCAATAAACTCATAAGAAAAACTAGGTTCAAGGTAAAGCGTACTTTTGGGGGAATAAAAAGATGGTTCAATGGAGGATTGGCAAGATACCGAGGGATGGCAAAAATGCATACCCAAAACCTGATGGAGGCCATATCCTATAATTTATACCGTAGTCCAGGGATAATTGCGTCCAATCGTAAAAATTAAGGGATAAACATCAAGAAAATGACTAACAAAGACAATAAATAGAGAAAAAAATAAGGTTTTCGACAAAAAACTAAGCGAAAATCCATCTGAATAATGGTGTAATTAAATTATTGAATTTTGCAATGGTCTTTGTATTTTTATATGATGTCGGTGTTTTGCAAAAGTCTATAGTTCTTAACTACTAGTAATTTGATTCTGAGGCTTTAAAATAGCTCATGCTAATCTTAAAATAATTTAATAATTCGTCCTTAAAAAGTTATATTTCACTTGATCCCACCTAGGTTTATACGCCTTAAATCTAAACTCCAATAATAAGTTAAGTAGGGTTTGATTTCCAATTTAACTGAAGAAGTTAGGTCAATTTAGATTGCTTCCGCTTTTTCTAACCAATGTAGCAAGACTAGCATAACTGGATAGCTAAGATGCAGTTTCAAATTTTGAAAAACCATCAGTCATCATATACACTTCTCTAAAACGGACAATTAATAATTAGAATATAATAACTTTGGACTTAAGATCTAACAACAAGGTCTTGGTATATTTTTTCAACAAATGTGAGCATGGGACAATCTAATGAAAATAAGAAACAAAAACAGGGCTTCGTAGCTATACACGGAGCACGGCAACATAATCTTAAAAATGTAACTTTAGAAATCCCCCGCGATGCATTGGTAGTATTTACTGGGGTTTCAGGATCAGGTAAGTCCTCGCTTGCATTTGGTACTCTGTATGCCGAAGCTGAGCGGAGGTATCTTGAATCTGTATCGCCCTACGCCCGCCGACTTTTCCATCAAATGCCTATCCCAGAAGTCGACAAGATCGAAGGTCTACCTCCAGCCGTTGCTCTACAGCAGCAACGAGGCTCTGGCACTACGCGATCCTCGGTTGGCTCTGTGACTACATTATCTAACTTGTTACGCATGTTATATTCCCGTGCTGGTGATTATCCTGAAGGACAGTCTCTTTTATATGCCGATTCATTTTCAACCAATACACCAGAAGGAGTTTGCCCTAAATGTCATGGATTGGGTAAAATTCACCAAGTCACTGAAAAAAGCATGGTCCCCGATGATTCCTTAACGATAAGAGAAAAAGCCATAGCGGCATGGCCCCCAGCTTGGCAAGGTAAAAACCTTCGCGACATTTTGACCACTCTCGGCTACGATGTAGATATCCCTTGGAAAGATCTTCCCAAAAAAGACCGCGACTGGATCTTATTTACAAACGAACGTCCACAGGTACCCGTATATCGTGACTTAAGCCTAGGCGACGTAAAACTTGCCATCAAAAATAAAATTGAACCTAGTTACAAAGGCACGTATAAGGGTGCGAAAAGACATGTTCTGCACACTTTTGCAAATACGCAAAGTACTTTGATGAAAAAACGGGTGTCGCAATACATGATAAGCAGCGAATGCCCCTCCTGTAAAGGTAAACGTTTACGTAGCGAATCGCTTTCTGTGACTTTTGCTGGTTATGATATTGCCGATATTTCGAGATTACCTCTAGAGAAATTGCTTTCTATTTTCGCTCCTTATGGCGATGGCACGGCGCCGGCTTTGCTTAAATTAACCAAACAGCATCAGGAAAAAGCAATGGTAGCTCAAAGAATCGCCGAAGATCTAGTGGCGAGAGTAGAAGTTCTATTGGAATTGGGCTTGGGTTATTTATCCTTGGAGCGCAGCACACCTTCTCTTTCTCCTGGGGAACATCAGCGGTTAAGACTAGCGACACAAGTGCGTAGTAATTTGTTTGGGGTGGTGTATGTATTAGACGAACCTTCTGCAGGATTGCACCCCGCTGACACCGAAGCTTTACTAAAAACTTTAGATAGATTAAAAGCTTCTGGTAATTCACTGTTTGTCGTTGAACATGAGTTAGATGTGATTCGCCATGCCGACTGGATTGTTGATGTAGGTCCAGATGCTGGCGAAGGTGGTGGTGAAATTTTATACAGCGGGCCACCGTCTGGTTTAAAAAACAGTAAACGGTCCAAAACCAGAGAACATCTTTTTAATGATCTGCCTTTTAAAAAAACCACACCCCGAAAACCTAGTGGCTGGTTGAAATTAAGTGGAGTAACCAGAAATAATTTAACAGATCTTGAAGTGTCGTTTCCTTTAGGAGTGCTAATGAGTGTCACTGGAGTTTCAGGCTCAGGTAAAAGCAGCTTAGTTAGTCAAGTATTAGTTGAATTAATCTCAACAAAATTAGGAAAGGGCCTTTTTAAGGAAGAAGACGAAGAGGATTTACAAAAAGACACCATTGAGACGCTAGGGGGAGAAATCACCTCGGGTTCAGAAGGTATCAAACGTATGGTGGTGGTCAATCAGAAACCCATTGGGAGGACACCGCGCTCTAATCTGGCCACCTATACTGGCTTGTTTGATGTTGTACGGAAATTATTTGCTTCAACAAAATTAGCAAAAGCACGCCATTATAATGCCGGTCGCTTTTCATTTAATGTAGGTAAGGGTCGATGTCCCAATTGTGATGGTGAGGGTTTTGTGATGGTTGAACTGCTATTCTTACCAAGTGTGTATGCGCCCTGCCCTGTTTGTGAAGGAGCGCGGTATAATCCCGAAACCTTAGAAGTTACATATCACGAAAAGAATATCAACCAAGTTCTGGACATGACCGTAGATAAAGCAGCCGTATTTTTTGAAAAAGAAGACCGAGTAAGTCGCCCCCTTAAGGTGTTGCAGGAAGTAGGTTTGGGTTATTTACGTTTGGGCCAGCCAGCAACTGAGCTTTCCGGCGGGGAAGCACAGCGTATTAAACTTGCTAAGGAACTACAGCGACTCAGCCGCGGGAATACACTTTATATTTTAGACGAACCCACTACGGGCTTACACCCAACAGATGTAGAAAAATTACAACTCCAATTGGCAAGATTGGTGGATGCTGGCAATACTGTAATTGTAGTTGAGCACGATATGCAGGTAGTGGCTGGTAGTGATTGGGTTATCGACATAGGTCCTGGAGCAGGAAAAGAAGGCGGAAAAGTGGTAGCAGAAGGCACTCCAAACGAAGTTGCCAAAAACGAACTCAGTAAAACCGCAATTTATTTATCAAAAACATTAAACGGTCACCAATAATTATAAAGAATAGTTTACAAACTAAGGATTTATTATATTTTTCAGCACTGGAAAAAGACTTTGAATGGACCATAGATTTACAGTTACAAAACGCAAAACGAGCAAAAAAATGAGATAACCAAATCATTTAACCATTACAAGGTATACACAAACCTAAACGTGACAAATCTAGGTTGAATGAAGGTTTCTGAACGGAATACAAAAATATTATGTCGGGATTTTCTGTCCATCGAGCGCTGCGATAGCATGGTGGAAGGATTAGCTAGATAACTTACTACGTCTGCTTTATCCTTAAAATAGACCAGAGCATGTAATTCCTGCAATACTAAAGATGTGGCAGAACAGAGA of Nonlabens sp. Ci31 contains these proteins:
- the uvrA gene encoding excinuclease ABC subunit UvrA produces the protein MGQSNENKKQKQGFVAIHGARQHNLKNVTLEIPRDALVVFTGVSGSGKSSLAFGTLYAEAERRYLESVSPYARRLFHQMPIPEVDKIEGLPPAVALQQQRGSGTTRSSVGSVTTLSNLLRMLYSRAGDYPEGQSLLYADSFSTNTPEGVCPKCHGLGKIHQVTEKSMVPDDSLTIREKAIAAWPPAWQGKNLRDILTTLGYDVDIPWKDLPKKDRDWILFTNERPQVPVYRDLSLGDVKLAIKNKIEPSYKGTYKGAKRHVLHTFANTQSTLMKKRVSQYMISSECPSCKGKRLRSESLSVTFAGYDIADISRLPLEKLLSIFAPYGDGTAPALLKLTKQHQEKAMVAQRIAEDLVARVEVLLELGLGYLSLERSTPSLSPGEHQRLRLATQVRSNLFGVVYVLDEPSAGLHPADTEALLKTLDRLKASGNSLFVVEHELDVIRHADWIVDVGPDAGEGGGEILYSGPPSGLKNSKRSKTREHLFNDLPFKKTTPRKPSGWLKLSGVTRNNLTDLEVSFPLGVLMSVTGVSGSGKSSLVSQVLVELISTKLGKGLFKEEDEEDLQKDTIETLGGEITSGSEGIKRMVVVNQKPIGRTPRSNLATYTGLFDVVRKLFASTKLAKARHYNAGRFSFNVGKGRCPNCDGEGFVMVELLFLPSVYAPCPVCEGARYNPETLEVTYHEKNINQVLDMTVDKAAVFFEKEDRVSRPLKVLQEVGLGYLRLGQPATELSGGEAQRIKLAKELQRLSRGNTLYILDEPTTGLHPTDVEKLQLQLARLVDAGNTVIVVEHDMQVVAGSDWVIDIGPGAGKEGGKVVAEGTPNEVAKNELSKTAIYLSKTLNGHQ